The Gemella massiliensis genome contains a region encoding:
- a CDS encoding TetR/AcrR family transcriptional regulator codes for MNTKEKILSEALKLFAQKGYSDVYVKDIAMMVNIKAPSLYKHFKNKQEIFDSCIKTFYENMSKKRNTLLLPKNSVNNEIYLHKSRMDIIHIAQELFEFYLLDEIASNFRKMLLIDRYKDRNINRLYE; via the coding sequence ATGAATACAAAAGAAAAAATACTATCCGAAGCCTTGAAACTTTTTGCTCAAAAAGGTTATTCTGACGTTTATGTCAAGGATATTGCGATGATGGTCAATATTAAGGCACCAAGTTTATATAAACATTTTAAAAATAAGCAGGAAATCTTCGATAGTTGCATTAAAACCTTTTATGAAAATATGAGCAAAAAGAGGAATACACTTCTTTTACCTAAAAACTCTGTCAATAATGAAATATATTTACATAAAAGTCGAATGGATATCATTCATATCGCACAAGAATTATTTGAATTTTATCTATTAGATGAGATTGCCTCAAACTTTAGAAAAATGCTTCTTATCGACCGCTATAAAGACCGCAACATTAATCGTCTATATGAATGA